In Bradyrhizobium sp. 1(2017), one DNA window encodes the following:
- a CDS encoding non-ribosomal peptide synthetase, giving the protein MDKANLVERLREHAALRSEKLALRFLEGDDVADELTFAALDGRIRALAAWLQQSGGAGERAVILLPSGINYAVAFYACLYSGVIAVPAYPPEGGPERYAGRLNGILRDAAPRFILADTALRAVIEATLPELGNVEIVAVDTIPSELASDWRETRPAADAIAFLQYTSGSTSQPKGVCVSHGNLAANERAIEALAGGTPDDVFVSWLPLYHDMGLIGGLLNPLFTGFTGVLMSPRNFLERPRRWLEAIDRCGGTLSGGPDFAYALCADRISDETIGRLDLSRWRFAFSGSEFVRRTTLEKFGSRFARAGFNRRALTACYGLAEATLLVTGGDITVDAVSHTLDTAELAAGRIASASVGTDLVACGRTAAGHDTRIMRVDGSAVAEANEVGEIWVAGPSVALGYWNNPDATHQAFVERAGTRWLRTGDVGFIRDGVLVVAGRLKDLLIVRGQNVYPTDVEQAVEAEVESVRSGRVAAFPVEMDGREAIGVAAEFSRAVLKRSDPETLAHAIGEAVLRQAQEYPAVIALLNPQAMPLTTSGKLQRSACAARLADNTLDSFMVFDRGRRRGGGSLTAPATATERTVAAIWCDALGVAVVHREDDFFVLGGNSIAAGQVAAAIRDRLNVEVELRAFFDAPTLAAFADQIDALARTGAGRALPPIPWAASADRAMLSHAQERLWFLWNMDPAGTAYTVASTIGLKGRLDHAVLSRAFGEIVRRHEILRTTFIARDGRGTQLIHDVMSIGIRHEDVRSYPVQERAECVEKLRQSELGKPFDLVNGPLLRAVLLQRADDAYELLLLAHHIIADGWSLDVLLAELAALYRSGIGQGASVPAIPAIQYADFAAWQRNWLSAGEGDRQLAYWRAKLGDVHPVLALPHDRPRPAVQSHAGDTIGLPIDGALAARLRVIAGKQRVSVFMLLLGAYQALLHRYTGQSDMRVGVPIAGRRHTQIERLIGCFVNTLVLRAEIVGESSFPSLLQQVKKSVVEALSHQDLPFDMLVDGVRPERSGGHNPLFQAKFNYMTAPEGFSGVEGLTAEIDIADLAGSHFDLALDVIDGAVGMKVTFNYATDLFDRPTIARLAAQFGSMLRQIADNAERRISDFAIDSEHRQTVPKQAAAFDFTDVLSLHRASTADRRNAVAVRCGQEQLTIADLERSSNRIAHVLTAKGVARETPVALWIERSPAFVAALLGVLKAGGAYVPLDPKWPLERIRRILKDGGIDIVLAAGEKLADARGLGCLVLDAEAEAAHAEVSSLPLDTTIHPEQTAYVIYTSGSTGAPKGVSVSHGALANYVQALLQRLEPRPSANMAMVSTVAADLGHTVLFGALASGRTLHLLSPEAVFDADAFAQAMREGEIDILKIVPSHLRGLLNASRSADLLPRDTLILGGEACDQALLVEVRRLRPDCRILNHYGPTETTVGAVTHACAAEREDGPIPIGLPLANLRAHVLDDALNEVPIGATGELYIGGAGLARGYRGAAGLTAERFVPDPFGIAGERLYRTGDRVRCDGAGRLIFLGRADDQIKLRGYRIELGEVGRVIKSLPGIDDAVVVPRAIGASAERQELVAYCVPESGAGPQADAIKQQLAAVVPDYMVPAHIVMLAQLPLTPNGKIDRRALPEPAEDETSAGYTAPEGDVEVAIAAVWCEVLGRERVGRNDNFFELGGDSILSLQIIARLRKRGIRLTPKQIFSQQTVAGLATVAVISKVTTAKKEKPDTASSSGDAGPGPRHLMPIQARFFAEDIGNRDHWNQAVLLRPQTQIDWETLRRALVVIVAHHDALRLRFKKMDGAWRAEQGPPPVSSELLWSHADVGGAAEIAELARAAQQSLSLSSGPLLRAAGMDLADGGQRLLLVIHHLVVDGVSWRILLEDLASAYDQLERGGLVTLAQKSDSYAWWSERLHAYAASADIAAELPHWLDCGAGARLPCDDDHGDVDRVGDGGEVSLVFDTDLTSRLLEQAPAAYRTQVNDLLLAGLARAVSRWSRHDEVTVELEGHGREDIFPDADVSRTVGWFTTAFPVRLEDAGADEPKLIKAVKETLRAIPNRGLGYGLLRHLGSERQRQALAQLAEPQIVFNYLGRFDGSVGTTQRFSFAPESAGPSRSATAPMRGWLNINGLVRDGRLELSFGYGRKRYRHATVERLAAHYRDALHELVGHCCNGAFGLTPSDVPLSGLAQVDLDRLATTLDLRGIEDIYPLSPMQQGMLFHALRDGANDAYVNQVGLELFGVDAGQLRAAWQAVSDRHAALRTGFVWQNLSGAAQQVVHRHVTVPFVEEDWRGGSHVDLEAALAEISRRDRELGFDVSQPPLQRIRLIRLDDSRHWLIWTHHHIFVDGWSSARLVAEVLQQASDGRLPAVQGSYRDYIAWQRSRDHESAETFWREALAELETPTLLANALVTTKLSGEGHASIGLAVDAMLTERLKSFAKHERVTLNTLIQGAWAQLLRRHSGQSAVSFGVTISGRPAELPGSEEMVGLFINTLPIVDAPSPQATVGDWLRQLQEQNLALREHGWTPLYEIQRLAGHAGQPLFDTILVFENYPIEEGLLRGREGGPRLGSVAHVTPTNYALAVAVFAASDRLNIEFNYDPCRFDEATVLRLRDVLHGLLEQIAADAERVLGDLRAAADQDARRILEWSSAAQPTSASSCADVVTHIEAQAAQAPSAVAIVWGDRRISYGELNKRANALARRLCLWNLGPDRLVGIALTRSPDMIMALLAVLKAGGAYLPLDPEYPAERLSHMLRDSGAALVLTQGVLLESLAPVLREAGVEALCIEESASPVGEDSGNLDVELHPDSLAYVIYTSGSTGMPKGVAVARGPLAMHCEAIGRLYRMTSRDREFQTASINFDIAHERWLVPLMTGGSLVLPSKPGLLIEDLVNEIARSAVTSIFLPPAYADQLSAALRQSGRRLAIRACIVGGEAWSDTGIKAFRASADVDLLVNAYGPTETVIAPTAWIVDDAVLTPHQPAPIGRPVGARSVHILDSDLNFVPVGVTGELFIGGVGQARGYLNREALTAERFVPDPFGDSGTRLYRTGDLARWRDDGVIEYVGRADQQVKIRGFRIELGEIEAHLLEQRGVRAAAVVAGEGRTGRQLFAYASGEPSLDGRALRDALSAILPDYMVPSVVTVLERLPLTPNGKIDRRALPAPGEDALARRSYVAAEDEIELALAGIWAELLGVDRVGRNDHFFELGGHSLLAVRVLSRVSQEIGVSIAISDLFAHPDLASFARVVSIRLIEQEFDAEELQELVGAEQ; this is encoded by the coding sequence ATGGACAAAGCCAACCTCGTCGAACGCCTGCGGGAACACGCTGCCTTGCGATCCGAGAAGCTGGCGTTGCGGTTCCTGGAAGGCGACGACGTCGCCGATGAGCTGACATTTGCCGCGCTCGATGGCCGGATCAGGGCGCTGGCTGCGTGGCTGCAGCAGAGTGGCGGCGCAGGCGAGCGGGCGGTGATCCTGCTTCCGAGCGGGATCAATTATGCCGTGGCGTTTTATGCGTGCCTGTATTCGGGCGTGATCGCCGTTCCGGCCTATCCGCCGGAGGGCGGCCCCGAGCGCTATGCCGGACGTCTCAACGGCATCTTGCGGGATGCGGCACCTCGCTTCATCCTGGCGGACACGGCTCTGCGCGCCGTCATCGAAGCAACGCTGCCGGAACTAGGCAACGTGGAAATCGTTGCGGTGGATACCATCCCGTCCGAACTCGCGTCGGACTGGCGCGAGACGAGGCCCGCCGCCGACGCGATCGCGTTTCTCCAGTACACGTCCGGATCGACGTCGCAGCCGAAAGGCGTTTGCGTCTCTCATGGCAATCTGGCGGCCAACGAGCGGGCCATTGAAGCGCTTGCTGGCGGAACGCCGGACGACGTCTTCGTGAGCTGGCTGCCGCTCTATCACGACATGGGGCTGATCGGTGGGCTCCTGAACCCGCTGTTCACGGGTTTTACCGGCGTCTTGATGTCACCGCGGAATTTCCTCGAGCGGCCGCGACGCTGGCTCGAGGCCATCGACCGCTGCGGCGGCACGTTGAGCGGTGGCCCCGACTTCGCGTATGCGCTGTGTGCCGACCGCATTTCGGACGAGACGATCGGCCGGCTGGATTTGAGCCGATGGAGATTCGCATTCTCGGGGTCGGAGTTTGTCCGCCGGACCACCCTGGAGAAGTTCGGCAGCCGGTTTGCGCGCGCCGGGTTCAATCGGCGGGCGTTGACAGCTTGCTATGGCCTTGCCGAAGCGACGCTGCTGGTCACCGGCGGCGACATCACCGTCGACGCGGTCAGCCATACGCTCGACACCGCGGAGCTTGCCGCGGGCCGCATTGCGAGCGCCAGCGTGGGCACCGATCTGGTGGCATGCGGCCGAACCGCTGCAGGCCACGACACGCGCATCATGCGTGTCGACGGCTCGGCCGTGGCCGAGGCAAATGAGGTGGGGGAGATCTGGGTCGCCGGTCCCAGCGTCGCACTCGGCTACTGGAACAATCCCGACGCGACGCATCAAGCCTTCGTCGAGCGGGCCGGCACGCGCTGGCTGCGGACCGGCGACGTCGGTTTCATTCGCGATGGGGTGCTGGTCGTGGCCGGACGCCTCAAGGACCTGCTGATCGTACGCGGGCAGAACGTCTATCCGACGGATGTCGAGCAGGCGGTCGAAGCCGAGGTCGAATCCGTCCGCAGCGGGCGGGTTGCCGCATTTCCGGTCGAAATGGACGGGCGTGAAGCCATCGGCGTGGCAGCGGAGTTCAGCCGCGCCGTACTCAAGCGCAGCGATCCGGAAACGCTCGCGCATGCGATCGGCGAGGCCGTGCTCCGGCAGGCGCAGGAATATCCGGCGGTGATCGCTCTGCTGAACCCACAAGCGATGCCGTTGACCACCAGCGGCAAGCTGCAGCGGTCGGCCTGTGCGGCGCGCCTCGCCGACAACACCCTCGACAGTTTCATGGTGTTCGACAGGGGCCGTCGCCGCGGCGGCGGATCCTTGACGGCGCCGGCGACCGCTACCGAGCGTACCGTCGCCGCGATCTGGTGCGACGCGCTTGGCGTCGCCGTGGTCCATCGCGAGGACGATTTTTTTGTGCTGGGCGGAAACTCGATCGCGGCCGGGCAGGTCGCCGCGGCGATCCGGGACCGCTTGAACGTGGAAGTGGAGCTGCGTGCCTTCTTCGACGCGCCGACGCTTGCGGCTTTCGCTGACCAGATCGATGCCCTCGCGAGAACAGGTGCTGGCCGGGCGCTGCCGCCAATCCCGTGGGCCGCCTCGGCCGATCGCGCCATGCTGTCGCACGCACAGGAGCGGTTGTGGTTTCTCTGGAACATGGATCCGGCCGGGACCGCCTACACGGTTGCAAGCACGATCGGTCTGAAGGGACGGCTCGACCATGCCGTGCTGTCGCGCGCTTTCGGTGAGATCGTCCGTCGTCACGAGATATTGCGCACCACGTTCATCGCCAGGGACGGCCGTGGAACGCAGCTCATCCACGATGTCATGAGCATTGGCATCCGGCACGAGGATGTCCGGTCCTATCCTGTGCAGGAACGGGCCGAGTGCGTGGAGAAGCTCAGGCAATCCGAGCTCGGCAAACCGTTCGATCTCGTGAACGGGCCGCTATTGCGCGCGGTGTTGCTTCAGCGCGCCGACGATGCTTATGAGCTGCTCCTTCTTGCCCATCACATCATTGCCGACGGCTGGTCGCTCGACGTGTTGCTCGCAGAGCTGGCCGCGCTCTATCGTAGCGGCATCGGTCAGGGCGCGAGCGTGCCGGCGATCCCGGCGATTCAATATGCGGACTTTGCGGCCTGGCAGCGAAATTGGCTCTCCGCAGGCGAGGGCGACCGGCAGCTCGCGTATTGGCGCGCCAAACTCGGCGACGTTCATCCGGTCCTCGCATTGCCGCATGACCGGCCCCGTCCGGCGGTCCAGAGCCATGCCGGCGATACCATTGGCCTTCCGATCGACGGCGCACTCGCCGCCCGGCTGCGGGTTATCGCCGGGAAACAGCGCGTCAGCGTCTTCATGCTGCTACTCGGCGCATATCAAGCGCTGCTCCATCGCTACACCGGACAGAGCGATATGCGCGTCGGCGTGCCGATCGCAGGACGCCGGCACACGCAGATCGAGCGGTTGATCGGATGCTTCGTCAATACGCTGGTGCTGCGAGCCGAGATTGTCGGCGAATCGAGCTTCCCGAGCCTGCTGCAGCAGGTCAAGAAATCGGTGGTCGAGGCACTATCGCACCAGGACCTTCCTTTCGACATGCTGGTCGACGGCGTCAGGCCCGAACGCAGCGGCGGCCACAATCCGCTGTTCCAGGCCAAGTTCAACTACATGACGGCACCGGAAGGATTCTCCGGCGTCGAGGGGCTCACCGCCGAAATCGATATTGCCGATCTTGCGGGCTCGCACTTCGATCTCGCGCTCGACGTCATCGATGGCGCCGTCGGCATGAAGGTCACGTTCAACTACGCCACCGATCTGTTCGATCGTCCGACCATTGCGCGGCTGGCGGCGCAATTCGGTTCGATGCTGCGCCAGATCGCCGACAATGCCGAACGGCGGATATCGGACTTCGCCATCGACAGTGAGCACCGGCAGACCGTGCCAAAGCAGGCTGCGGCGTTCGACTTCACTGACGTGCTCAGCCTTCACCGCGCATCGACCGCCGATAGACGGAACGCCGTAGCCGTTCGATGCGGCCAGGAGCAACTGACCATTGCTGATCTCGAGCGCAGCTCGAACCGCATCGCGCATGTCCTCACCGCCAAGGGCGTGGCGCGCGAGACACCGGTCGCGTTGTGGATCGAACGCTCGCCGGCCTTTGTGGCCGCCTTGCTCGGTGTGCTCAAGGCCGGCGGTGCCTATGTCCCGCTGGATCCGAAATGGCCGCTCGAGCGTATCCGCCGCATCCTCAAGGACGGCGGCATCGACATCGTGCTGGCGGCGGGCGAGAAGTTGGCGGATGCGCGCGGGCTCGGCTGCCTGGTGCTCGATGCGGAGGCAGAGGCTGCGCACGCGGAGGTGTCGAGTCTGCCGCTCGACACGACCATACACCCGGAGCAGACGGCCTACGTCATCTATACGTCGGGATCGACCGGCGCGCCGAAGGGCGTCAGCGTTTCGCACGGCGCCCTGGCCAACTACGTGCAGGCCCTGTTGCAACGCCTGGAACCGCGTCCGTCGGCGAACATGGCGATGGTTTCGACGGTGGCGGCCGATCTCGGCCACACCGTCCTGTTCGGTGCGCTCGCATCCGGCCGAACGCTGCATCTGCTGTCTCCGGAGGCGGTGTTCGACGCGGATGCGTTCGCGCAAGCGATGCGCGAGGGTGAGATCGACATTCTCAAGATCGTGCCGAGCCATCTGCGCGGGTTGCTCAACGCCTCGCGGTCGGCCGATCTTCTGCCTCGCGACACGCTCATCCTCGGGGGAGAGGCTTGCGACCAAGCACTATTGGTTGAAGTCCGGCGCTTGCGGCCGGACTGCCGGATTCTGAATCACTACGGGCCCACGGAAACGACGGTCGGCGCGGTGACGCATGCGTGCGCGGCTGAACGCGAGGACGGCCCGATTCCGATCGGATTGCCTCTTGCAAATCTGCGCGCCCATGTGCTGGACGACGCGCTGAATGAGGTGCCGATCGGCGCTACCGGCGAGCTCTATATCGGCGGAGCCGGTCTGGCGCGCGGTTATCGCGGTGCAGCGGGCCTGACTGCGGAACGCTTCGTGCCGGATCCATTCGGGATTGCGGGCGAGCGGCTCTACCGGACCGGGGATCGTGTCCGCTGCGACGGAGCGGGCCGGCTGATATTCCTGGGCCGCGCCGATGACCAGATCAAGTTGCGCGGCTATCGCATCGAGCTTGGCGAGGTCGGGCGCGTCATCAAGTCGTTGCCGGGGATCGACGATGCGGTGGTGGTCCCGCGTGCGATCGGGGCGAGCGCCGAGCGCCAGGAGCTGGTCGCCTATTGTGTGCCTGAGAGCGGCGCTGGTCCGCAGGCCGACGCGATCAAGCAACAATTGGCTGCGGTCGTGCCGGACTACATGGTGCCGGCGCACATCGTCATGTTGGCGCAACTGCCGCTGACGCCCAACGGAAAGATCGATCGTCGCGCGTTGCCCGAGCCGGCTGAAGACGAGACCTCCGCCGGCTATACTGCACCCGAGGGGGATGTTGAAGTTGCGATCGCGGCGGTCTGGTGCGAAGTGCTCGGCCGCGAGCGTGTCGGTCGCAATGACAATTTCTTCGAGCTCGGCGGCGATTCCATCCTCAGCCTGCAGATCATCGCCCGCTTGCGCAAGCGCGGCATTCGGCTGACTCCGAAGCAGATCTTCAGCCAGCAGACCGTTGCCGGACTGGCGACGGTCGCCGTCATATCGAAGGTCACGACCGCGAAGAAGGAGAAGCCGGACACGGCCTCGAGCAGTGGCGATGCCGGGCCTGGCCCGCGTCACCTGATGCCGATCCAGGCGCGCTTTTTTGCCGAGGATATCGGCAATCGGGATCACTGGAATCAGGCCGTTCTGCTGCGGCCTCAAACGCAGATCGACTGGGAGACGCTGCGGCGCGCGCTTGTCGTCATCGTGGCGCACCACGATGCGTTGCGCCTGCGATTCAAGAAGATGGATGGCGCCTGGCGGGCGGAGCAGGGGCCACCACCGGTGTCGTCCGAACTGTTATGGAGTCACGCAGACGTCGGCGGCGCGGCGGAGATCGCCGAGCTTGCCCGCGCCGCGCAGCAAAGCCTGTCGCTATCGTCGGGCCCACTGCTGCGGGCGGCCGGCATGGACCTCGCCGATGGCGGCCAACGGCTGCTGCTCGTGATCCACCATCTCGTCGTCGACGGCGTGTCCTGGCGTATCCTGCTGGAAGACCTGGCGTCGGCCTATGATCAGCTGGAGCGCGGCGGTCTCGTCACGCTGGCTCAGAAAAGCGACTCCTATGCCTGGTGGAGCGAGCGGCTGCATGCCTATGCGGCCTCCGCGGACATCGCGGCCGAGTTGCCCCATTGGCTGGATTGCGGGGCCGGCGCGCGCCTGCCATGTGATGATGATCATGGCGACGTCGATCGCGTCGGTGACGGCGGCGAGGTGTCGCTCGTGTTTGATACCGACCTGACGTCACGGCTGCTCGAACAGGCGCCCGCCGCCTATCGGACCCAGGTCAACGACCTGCTGCTTGCCGGTCTCGCGCGTGCGGTCTCGCGTTGGAGCCGGCACGACGAGGTCACGGTGGAGCTCGAAGGCCACGGCCGGGAGGATATTTTTCCGGACGCGGATGTATCGCGTACCGTGGGCTGGTTCACGACGGCATTCCCGGTCCGGCTTGAAGATGCGGGTGCCGACGAGCCGAAGTTGATCAAGGCAGTCAAGGAGACACTTCGTGCGATTCCGAATCGCGGGCTCGGCTATGGCCTGCTGCGCCATCTCGGCTCCGAGCGGCAGCGCCAAGCCCTCGCGCAATTGGCGGAGCCGCAGATCGTCTTCAACTACCTGGGTCGGTTCGACGGCAGCGTCGGGACAACCCAGCGCTTCTCCTTCGCACCGGAGAGTGCGGGTCCCTCGCGCAGCGCCACGGCGCCCATGCGCGGATGGTTGAACATCAATGGCCTCGTGCGTGACGGCCGGCTGGAATTGTCTTTTGGATATGGACGCAAGCGCTACCGGCACGCGACGGTCGAGCGACTGGCGGCGCATTATCGGGATGCGCTGCATGAACTGGTCGGGCATTGCTGTAATGGTGCGTTCGGCCTCACGCCATCGGATGTTCCATTGTCCGGGCTCGCTCAGGTTGACCTCGATCGGCTAGCCACGACCTTGGATCTTCGCGGTATCGAAGACATCTATCCGCTCTCGCCGATGCAGCAGGGCATGCTGTTCCATGCGCTGCGTGATGGTGCCAACGACGCCTATGTGAACCAGGTCGGGCTCGAGCTGTTCGGCGTCGATGCCGGCCAGCTGCGAGCCGCGTGGCAGGCGGTCAGCGATCGCCATGCCGCCCTGCGGACGGGGTTTGTCTGGCAGAACCTGTCCGGCGCAGCGCAGCAGGTGGTGCATCGCCATGTGACCGTGCCGTTCGTCGAAGAGGACTGGCGCGGCGGCTCGCATGTGGATCTGGAGGCTGCGCTGGCCGAGATATCCCGGCGTGACCGCGAGTTGGGCTTCGACGTTTCACAGCCACCTCTCCAGCGCATTCGCCTGATACGTCTGGATGACAGCCGTCACTGGCTGATCTGGACCCATCATCACATCTTTGTCGATGGTTGGAGCTCGGCTCGGTTGGTCGCGGAAGTGTTGCAGCAGGCGAGCGACGGCAGGCTACCGGCCGTGCAGGGCAGCTATCGCGACTACATTGCGTGGCAAAGGAGCCGCGATCACGAAAGTGCCGAGACATTCTGGCGCGAGGCGTTGGCGGAGCTCGAAACGCCGACGTTGCTCGCGAATGCGTTGGTGACCACCAAGCTCTCCGGCGAAGGCCACGCCAGCATCGGACTTGCCGTAGATGCGATGCTGACCGAACGCCTGAAGTCGTTCGCAAAGCACGAACGCGTGACGCTCAATACGCTCATACAGGGTGCTTGGGCCCAGTTGCTGCGCAGACATTCGGGACAGTCCGCGGTCTCTTTCGGCGTGACCATATCCGGTCGTCCGGCCGAACTGCCCGGCTCGGAGGAGATGGTGGGTCTCTTCATCAACACGCTTCCCATCGTCGATGCGCCGAGCCCCCAGGCCACCGTCGGCGATTGGCTACGCCAGCTGCAGGAGCAGAACCTGGCTCTGCGGGAGCACGGCTGGACGCCGCTCTACGAGATTCAGCGCCTCGCCGGCCATGCGGGGCAGCCGCTGTTCGACACGATCCTGGTGTTTGAGAACTATCCCATCGAGGAAGGATTGCTGCGGGGCAGGGAGGGCGGCCCTCGGCTGGGGAGTGTGGCGCATGTGACGCCGACGAACTACGCGCTGGCGGTTGCGGTGTTTGCCGCAAGCGACAGGCTGAACATCGAGTTCAATTATGATCCGTGCCGGTTCGACGAGGCGACAGTCCTTCGTCTTCGCGACGTTCTGCACGGATTGCTGGAACAGATCGCAGCGGATGCCGAGCGGGTGCTCGGAGATCTCAGGGCAGCGGCAGATCAGGATGCACGACGAATTCTCGAATGGAGCAGCGCAGCGCAGCCGACGTCGGCATCGTCCTGTGCCGACGTCGTGACCCACATCGAAGCGCAGGCCGCGCAGGCGCCGTCCGCCGTTGCCATCGTATGGGGCGACCGGCGGATCTCCTATGGCGAGTTGAACAAGCGTGCCAATGCGCTGGCACGGCGGCTTTGCCTTTGGAATCTTGGCCCGGATCGGCTGGTCGGCATTGCCCTGACGCGAAGCCCGGACATGATCATGGCACTGCTCGCGGTGCTGAAGGCCGGCGGCGCCTATTTGCCGCTTGATCCGGAATATCCGGCCGAGCGGCTTTCCCATATGCTGCGCGACAGCGGCGCGGCGTTGGTCCTGACGCAGGGCGTGCTGCTCGAGTCGCTCGCGCCGGTGCTGCGCGAAGCCGGGGTCGAAGCGCTCTGCATCGAAGAGTCAGCTTCGCCCGTCGGCGAGGACAGCGGCAACCTGGACGTCGAACTGCATCCGGACAGCCTGGCCTATGTCATCTACACGTCGGGATCGACGGGAATGCCCAAGGGCGTGGCTGTTGCGCGCGGGCCGCTCGCGATGCATTGCGAAGCGATCGGCCGGCTGTACCGCATGACGTCGCGCGACCGCGAGTTCCAGACGGCGTCGATCAATTTCGATATCGCCCACGAGCGTTGGCTGGTGCCTCTGATGACGGGTGGCTCGCTCGTCCTGCCCTCGAAGCCCGGCCTCTTGATCGAGGATCTCGTCAACGAGATCGCACGTAGTGCGGTGACCTCGATCTTCCTTCCGCCGGCCTATGCGGATCAATTGAGCGCGGCGTTGCGGCAGAGCGGGCGCAGGCTCGCGATCAGGGCCTGTATCGTTGGCGGCGAGGCTTGGTCGGATACAGGGATCAAGGCATTTCGCGCCTCTGCCGATGTCGATCTCCTGGTCAACGCCTACGGCCCGACCGAGACGGTGATCGCACCGACGGCATGGATCGTCGATGACGCTGTACTGACACCTCACCAACCGGCACCAATCGGGCGGCCCGTCGGTGCGCGGTCCGTGCACATCCTCGATTCCGACCTGAACTTCGTCCCTGTCGGTGTCACTGGCGAGCTGTTCATCGGTGGCGTTGGCCAGGCCCGCGGCTATCTGAACCGGGAGGCGCTGACTGCGGAACGGTTCGTCCCCGATCCGTTCGGCGACAGCGGCACGCGGCTCTATCGCACCGGCGATCTCGCGCGCTGGCGGGACGACGGCGTGATCGAGTATGTCGGCCGTGCAGACCAGCAGGTGAAGATTCGCGGCTTCCGCATCGAGCTCGGAGAGATCGAGGCGCACCTGCTCGAGCAGCGCGGCGTGCGTGCGGCGGCCGTTGTGGCCGGCGAGGGCAGGACCGGTCGCCAATTGTTCGCTTACGCGAGCGGTGAGCCGTCGCTCGACGGCCGAGCCTTGCGCGACGCACTGTCCGCCATTCTGCCGGATTACATGGTGCCGTCGGTCGTGACGGTACTGGAGCGATTGCCGCTCACTCCCAACGGGAAGATCGATCGGCGGGCACTGCCGGCGCCGGGCGAAGACGCGTTGGCGCGACGCTCCTACGTAGCGGCCGAGGATGAGATCGAGCTTGCGCTGGCCGGGATCTGGGCGGAGTTGCTCGGCGTCGACCGCGTCGGGCGCAACGACCACTTCTTCGAGCTCGGCGGGCATTCCCTGCTCGCCGTGCGGGTGCTGAGCCGGGTGTCGCAGGAGATTGGTGTGTCGATCGCGATCTCGGATCTGTTCGCTCACCCAGACCTTGCGTCATTTGCACGCGTCGTGTCGATCAGGCTGATCGAGCAGGAATTCGATGCCGAGGAGCTCCAGGAACTCGTCGGAGCGGAGCAGTGA